A genomic stretch from Octopus sinensis linkage group LG14, ASM634580v1, whole genome shotgun sequence includes:
- the LOC118765940 gene encoding zinc finger protein 431-like — protein MSQATDLSAGTNYTTSDDYYPKCYPWKLFYTTPTTTMSATTMSSTTMSATTTSATASAATSASTTTTTTPAATSTSATTTTQQQQQQPRIMHTDVKMFNQIINCDGSLSTSSRNAQSSNQETCCSSCSCSSSVCNIDNCTEVSNCSSSCSSMMGCTEACSEGNKMLSVENSDANKRFQCDFCSKKFTRRDTLQIHRRVHTGERPFKCDVCPKSFAQRDKLQIHRRIHTGEKPYQCNFCPKNFARRDTLKIHLRTHTGERPFYCVVCEKSFAQRDQLHIHKRTHTGEKPFHCDICIQRFARRDTLQIHRRIHTGEKPFGCEVCGKVFAQTGKLQRHKRTHKQQEMEKVSFPSTLPVMQVCNAVCPDVKVEETECATEATSYGKEDTLQMAAAQNTNKEYENKEYISKEYSTVNSNLWQSLTSTIIAPS, from the coding sequence atgtCACAAGCCACAGATTTGTCTGCAGGGACAAACTATACTACCAGTGATGACTATTACCCCAAATGTTACCCATGGAAACTGTTTtatacaacaccaacaacaacaatgtcagcAACAACAATGTCATCAACAACAatgtcagcaacaacaacatcagcaacagcatcagcagcaacatcagcatcaacaacaacaacaacaacaccagcagcaacatcaacatcagcaacaacaacaacacaacagcaacaacaacaaccccgtATTATGCATACAGATGTTAAAATGTTTAATCAAATTATCAATTGTGATGGCAGTTTGTCCACCAGTTCTCGGAATGCACAAAGCAGCAATCAAGAGACTTGTTGCAGTAGCTGTTCTTGTTCTAGCTCTGTCTGCAACATAGACAATTGCACTGAGGTGAGCAattgcagcagcagttgtagcagTATGATGGGTTGCACTGAAGCTTGCTCTGAAGGCAACAAAATGCTTTCTGTTGAAAACAGTGATGCCAACAAACGGTTTCAATGTGATTTCTGCAGCAAAAAATTCACTCGCCGTGACACTCTACAAATCCATCGTAGAGTACACACTGGGGAAAGGCCATTCAAGTGTGATGTTTGCCCAAAGTCATTTGCACAACGTGACAAACTTCAAATCCATAGGCGTATACATACAGGCGAGAAGCCATACCAATGTAACTTTTGCCCCAAAAATTTTGCTCGACGTGACACATTGAAGATTCACCTGCGGACCCACACTGGGGAGCGACCGTTTTATTGCGTAGTTTGCGAAAAAAGTTTTGCACAAAGGGACCAGCTGCACAttcacaaacgcactcacactgGAGAAAAGCCTTTCCATTGTGATATATGCATCCAACGGTTTGCTCGACGAGACACACTGCAGATTCATCGGCGAATCCACACAGGCGAGAAACCATTTGGCTGTGAAGTCTGTGGCAAGGTCTTTGCCCAAACAGGAAAACTTCAGCGACACAAGCGAACTCATAAGCAGCAAGAAATGGAGAAAGTCAGCTTCCCTTCCACTCTACCTGTAATGCAGGTTTGTAATGCAGTGTGTCCAGATGTGAAGGTGGAAGAGACAGAGTGTGCAACAGAAGCCACTAGTTATGGAAAAGAGGATACCTTGCAAATGGCAGCTGCTCAGAACACTaataaagaatatgaaaataaagaatatatttcaaaggAATATTCAACTGTAAACAGCAATTTGTGGCAGTCACTCACTTCAACAATCATTGCACCATCTTGA